The genomic window AGGATGAGTTCGCGGGCTTGGCGGGGATCGCGCGCTCGCACATGGGCAAGATTGAGCGCGGCGAGCACATGCCGACACTCGCTCTCATTCTAAAAATTTCCCTGGCTCTCAAGATCAGCTCGGCCGAACTGATGACGGCCACGGAGCGCAACCTCTACCTTCAGGGCGATGCGTGACGCCGGATGTGGCGCAGGCGTCGTAGCTAATCGCTCTTTGGCGAACGCAAACGCTCGATGAAGCGCTCTACGGGTGCGGATAGTCCGCTACCGCCTTCGGGCCGAAGCAGGTAGGTGATGATGACGGCCGAATCGAGCGCCAACGGCCGGATCACCACGTCGGGACGTTGACACGCCGCGATTCGGGTCGCCGTTGCGAAGCCGATGCCGTAACCAGCTCCGACCAATGTGAGCATCATGTCCAGCGACGAGACATGCTCAACGATGGTGGACTCGCGCTCCAGGGGATGTAGCAGCCGGGTCAATTCGCGGCAGTAGCCCTCGCAAAGCTGCGGATCGCACATCACCAGCGGGTAACTCACGAGTTCACGTAGCGACACTTCCTTGTGGGCCAGCAACGGGTGCCGGATCGGCACGGTCACCACCAGCGGGTCCTGCCAGATGGGCTCCGTCACCAGTCCGTCGCCGACGTCCGCGGTGTGTGCGAAACCGATCGCGAAGTCGCCGGATCGCAGTCCCCGCAACTGTTCCGCCAGGGTGACCTCGGAGAGCCGTATTTCGATCTCCGGCTCCTCCTGGCGGCACAGGGCAAGAAGTGCAGACAGCCGCGGGTCGATGGCGCCATCGGAGATGGCGATGCGCACGCTGCCTCTTAGGCCTGCGGCGATCGCCCTGACGTTTTCTCGTGCCTGCTCCAGGTTGGTGAACAGCCTGCGAATGTCCTGAAGGAAGGTGGTGCCCGCTGGCGTCAACCGCGTTCCCCGCCGATCGCGGTCAAAGAGCAGCACCCCCAGTTCGTCTTCCAATTCCTTGATCGTGCGGGACAGCGGCGGCTGCTCGATGTGCAAGCGCTCCGCAGCACGGGTGAAATGCAGCTCTTCGGCGAGAGCCACGAAGCAGCGCAAATGACGAAGTTCCATGGGCACGTCCTTCAGCAATCCTGGTCATTGGGTTGGCCACGGCGCATTGCTGCCGAAGTGCGCTTAGAGGGGGCGACGTAGTGCTGGGTCCCTCTTCAGGGCGAGGAAAAAGGCCATCGGTGTATCTGAATAAGAATACATATGTTCATGTATTAACTCAAGTCAAGGGCGGTAGCAACTGTTTCGGAACGTGACGCCGAAGCCAACCCGCTCAATGCTTGAGCGGCTAAGGCAGTACTGACGCCAAAGTAGCGCGAGCCCACAGAGGGGCTCGCGAGATGTAGGACTGAAGGCGCTCTGCCTTCATGGAAAGGCCCAAATCAGGCCGGGTTGATTTCCAACGAGCCACGGTTGATCTGGTCGCGTTCCATCGACTCGAACAAGGCACCGAAGTTTCCTTCGCCGAAGCCCTCGCGGTAGTTGCCCTTGCGCTCGATGAACTCGAAGAACACCGGGCCAAGCAGCGGCTCGGAGAATATCTGCAGCAGCAGGCGGGGCTGGCCGCCTTCGGTCGTGCCGTCGAGCAGAATGCCGCGCGCCTGCAACTCGGGTACGGGCTGGCCATGGCCGGGCAGGCGCTTTTCCAAGTTTGCGTAATAGATGTCGTTGGGGGCGGTCAGCAGCGGGATACCGGCCATCTGCACGCGGTCGAGCGCATCGAGTAGGTTGTCGCACAGCAGGGCGATGTGCTGGATGCCCTCGCCGCTGAACTGCATCAAGAATTCCTCAATCTGGCCGCCGCCCTGGCGTGCTTCCTCGTTCAGCGGGATGCGGATCAGGCCGTCCGGCGCGCTCATCGCCTTGGAGGCTAGGCCGGTGTACTCGCCGTTGATGTCGAAGTAGCGGATCTCTTGGAAGTTGAAGAACTTCGTGTAGAAGTCGGCCCAGTACTCCGACTCGCACAAGCGCAATCCCATGGACGTGTTCCGCGCGTCTGTCCAGAACTGGCCAGAGGTTGTGGAGTGCCATGCGCTGACCGGCGACATGGACTATCTGCTGCGGGTGGTCGTCATGGACATGGCTCACTACTCCCGCTTCGTGCTCGACACGCTGCTCAAGCACCCCAGCGTGCAGGACTGCAAGACCAGCTTCGTGCTGGATCGCGTAAAGAGCACCACGGCCTTGCCCCTATGAGCATTCGGCCGGTTGGTGTGGCGGGGATGCAAATAGCGATTGACCTTCCAACGGTGGCAAGGAGCACACTTCAAACACCCCAACCCGAAAGGAGTTTTCCATGCAATTCCATCTCGAAGACATGACCTGCGGCGGCTGCGCCCGCACTGTGACGAAAACGATCCAAATGATCGACCCCAACGCCAAGATCGTCACGGACCCGCCGACCCGCCGTGTCGAGGTCCAGACCTCGGCCTCGCAAGAGCAGATCGCCGCGGCCCTGAGCGAAGCTGGCTTCCCGCCGCGCGCGCAGTAACACCGCATCGTGGCCGGCATGCACACAGGACGGCCGATGCGAGCACGTGCGCTGCGCCGTACCTGGCGCGGCGCTCAGTGCATCCCAAGGTAGGCCGACCTTGGCCACAGGGCCATCGCCACCATCATCAGGTTCTCGGTCAGGGACACGAAGCCCAGCGGCACGTTGCTGTCCCCGCCCACGCAGGCGCACTTGAGTTCCCGGCGATCGACATAGACCGCCTTGAAAACCGACACGGCCCCGACGGTCCCGATGAACAGCGCCAACGGAATCGACACCCACATCCCCACGCCCGCGACCATCTGGACGCCTGCGATGGCCTCCGCGAACGGGTAGAAATAGGCATACCGAACCCAGCGCTTGGCCAGCAGGTCGTCGCGAAGCCGTCCACGTCCTTGAGCTTCTGCAGCGCCAGGAGGCACATGGCAAAGGCCACGAACCACTCTGCCGCCTGAATGCTCTAGACTTGGCCGAAGGCCGCCCAGCTCGCCGCCAGCGCCATTGCGGCCGCCGTGGCGAACAGCGCGATCACAGGGGTCTAGGTCACGGCGTTCTTGTCCTTCACGGACATGCCGAAGAATTTGCGTAGGTCGTCGTAGCCGCCCACGCGCCGCCCGTTTATGAAGACCTGGGGCGTGGTCTCGATGCCATGCTCCTTCTTGAACGCATCCGTCTGCTCGCGGCTTGCCAAGTGTTTGTCCTCGACCTCGTAGCCCTTGCGGTTGAGCAGATCGAGCGACTTCAGCCCGTAGGGGCAGGTATGGCCGGGCATGACCATTCGGTAGAGCGTGGCTAGCTTGGGCGCAGACATGCAGGACTTCTCCTGTGGGACTTTCCATGGGCCGGCCGTCACGGATTTAAGGACGTTGATGACCTTTCCAGCCTAACCGACGACCGTGCAAAGGGAGTGTAGACACCTGGCTCGCGGGTTGGTCTGGCCCACGGGTTGGTTATCTGGCGGCAATGCCGTCAGTCCTCCATCTGCCAGAGCAACCCTGCCGCAGGCCGGTGCGCCTGAGGCAGCACGCAGGCTCCTAGTGGTTCTCCTTGGCATGGTTGATCGTGTACTTGGGGATCTCGACGGTCAGGTCTTCGGTCGCAACGATGGCCTGGCAGCTCAGCCGCGACTGCGCCTCCAGTCCCCAGGCCCGGTCGAGCAGATCGTCCTCGCATTCCTCGACTTCGTTTAGAGAATCGAACCCCTTGCGCACGATGCAGTGACAGGTCGTGCAGGCACAGCTCATGTCGCAGGCATGCTCGATCTCGATGCCGTTGTCCAGCAGGGCCTCGCAGATCGAAGTGCCTGCTGGCACGTTCAGTTCGGCTCCCTCAGGCGCCAGTTCAGGATGGGGCAAGACGGTGATTTTGGGCATATCTCTCCTGGCTGCTCAGTGCGCACACGGCTTTTTTCCTGCTGCGTTGGCTCGCGCGCGGCGCGGCACTGCGCCAGTGCGCGCTTCGGGCTTGTTGTCACTGATATCGGGCTGCTCCAGCGTGTGCAGGATCGGGCAGTCGGGCCGTTCGTCGCCGGCGCAACACCGGATCAGCGCCTTGAGCGTCGCGGCCATCTCCAGCATGCTCTCGATGCGCCGGTCCAACTCGTCGATGTGTTGCTGGGCCAGACGCTTTACATCAGCACTCTGGCGCGACTTGTCATTCCACAGTCCCAGCAAGTCCGTGATCTCGGCCACCGAGAAGCCGAGGTCGCGCGAACGCCGGATGAAATGCAACCGGTGAACGTCGTCCTGGGTATAGGCGCGGTAGCCCGAATCGGTGCGGTCAGCCGGAGGGATCAGACCGATTTGCTCGTAGTAGCGGATCATTTTGGCCGAGACCTTCGAGGCCTTGGATGCTTCACCGATGTTCATGGTGTTCCTCCTTTCTCAATGAGCGGTATCCGCCGCCAGCGGCGGCTGGAAGCGGCGCAGGCGCAGCGCGTTGCCGAGCACGAACACGCTGGACAGCGCCATCGCGCCAGCCGCGAAGATCGGCGACAACAGCACACCGTATGCGGGGTACAGGACGCCAGCGGCCACCGGGATCAGGGCCGTGTTGTAGCCAAACGCCCAGAACAGGTTCTGGCGGATGTTGCCGATGGTCGCCTTGGACAGCGCGATGGCGTTGGGCACGCCCTGCAGGTTGCCCGACATCAGCACTACGTCGGCCGACTCCACCGCCACGTCGGTGCCGGTGCCGATGGCCAGGCCCACGTCGGCCTCGGCCAGCGCCGGGGCGTCGTTGATGCCGTCGCCCACGTAGGCGATCTGGCCGTGGCTGGCTTTCAGCCGGCGCACGGCTTCGACCTTGCCCTCGGGCAGCACTTCGGCCACCACCTCGTCGATGCCCAGTTGCTTGGCGATGGCCTGCGCGGTACGCGCGTTGTCGCCGGTGATCATCGCCACCTTCAGGCCGAGCTGGTGCAACGCGGCAATGGCCGCGGGCGTGCTGGACTTGATCGGATCGGCCACCGCGATGATGGCGGCCAGCCGGCCGTCGATCGCGGCGTACAGCGGTGACTTGCCCTCGTTGCCCAGGCGCTCGGCCGTGCGAGCGAAGCTGCCCACGTCCAACCCCAGCTCACGCATGAAGCGATCGGCACCGACCTCGACACGCGCGCCGTCCACGGTGGCGCGCACGCCCATGCCCGTGACCGAATCGAAGTCTGTCATCGTCGGCAGCGCGATGCCACCTTCCACGGCCGACTCGACGATGGCGCGTGCGATCGGATGCTCCGAGCGCGATTCGACAGCGGCGACCTTCGCCAGCACCTGGTTGCGGTCAAAGCCGTCGGCAATCTCCAGGTCGGTCAGGACCGGGCGGCCCTCGGTCAGCGTGCCGGTCTTGTCCACGGCCACCACCTTGGCGTCCTTGAGCAGTTGCAGGGCTTCACCCTTGCGGAACAGCACGCCCATCTCGGCGCCCCGGCCCGTGCCGACCATGATGGAGGTCGGCGTCGCCAAACCCATGGCGCAAGGGCAGGCAATGATCAGCACCGCCACGGCATTGACCAGCGCGAAGGACAGCGCGGGCGACGGGCCGAACACCAGCCAGACCAGGAAGGTCAGCACCGCGGCCAGCATGACGGCGGGCACGAACCACAGCGTCACCTTGTCCACCACGGCCTGGATCGGCAGCTTGGAACCTTGCGCCTGCTCGACCATGCGGATGATCTGCGCCAGCATGGTCTGACCGCCCACGGCGGTGGCACGCAGCGTCAGCGCACCCTTCTGGTTGACGGTGCCGCCGACCACGGTGCTGCCTTCCGCCTTTTCGACGGGAATCGGCTCGCCGGTGATCATCGACTCGTCCACGAAGCTGCGGCCCTCGGTCACTTCACCATCGACCGGCACGCGCTCGCCGGGGCGCACTTCCACGATGTCGCCCTGCGCCACGTCGTTGATCGGGATGTCCACGATGCGGCCGTCGCGCAGCACGTGCGCCTCCTTGGCCTGCAGGCCGATCAGGCGCTTGATGGCCTCGGAGGTGCGGCCCTTGGCCCGTGCCTCAAGAAAGCGGCCCAGCAGGATCAGCGCCACGATGACGGCTGCCGCCTCGTAGTACACGTTCACCGTGCCGGCCGGCAGCAGACTGGGCGCGAACGTGGCGACCATCGAATAACCGAAGGCCGCGGCCGTGCCGACCGCGACCAGCGAGTTCATGTCGGGACCCAGGCGGAACAGCGCCGGGAAGCCCTTCTCATAGAAGCGCCAGCCCGGAATGGCGAGCACCAGCAGGGTCAGCACGAACTGCAGATACCAGCTCTGCTGGATGCCAATGGTGGAAGCCACCCACTCGTGCATGCCGGGAATCATGTGCGAGCCCATTTCGAGCACGAACACAGGCAGCGCCAGCACGGCGGCCAGGGTCAGGTCGCGCTTGAGTTCGGCGCGCTCGGCGTCCTTTTTCTCGGCAGCTTCCTCGTCGGCCTGCATGCCTGTATCGACCGGGCTGGCCTCGTAGCCGACCTTATCGACAGCAGCAATCAGATCCTGCACGGATGCTACGCCACGCACGGTAGCGCGCTCGGTCGCCAGATTGACCACAGCCTCAGTGACGCCCGGCACCGCCTTGAGCGCCTTCTCGACGCGGCCCACGCACGAAGCGCAGGTCATGCCTCCGATCGCCAGCTCGATGGTGCCCTGAGGCACGTCGTACCCTACCTTCTCGATCGCCTGGATCAGCGCCATGCGATCGACAGGACGGTTCAGGCGAATGTCCGCTCGCTCGGTGGCGAGATTGACAGACACGCTTGCCACGCCCTCGACCTTGGCAAGGGCGGCCTCGACTCGGCCGACACAGCTTGCGCAGGTCATGCCCTCGATGGGCAGGCTGATTGCCGCTGCTTGGGCGCCAGCACTACTCGTTGTTGCCATGCTCATGGTGTGCTTCCCATAGTTGAAATTCGACATGGAGGGAGCTTAGGGTTTACCATCGTGGGAAGGTCAAGCGCTTTTTCGGATGCTGTCAGGTTTCAGAAATGACCCGGTGCACGGGGAACGGAGGCCTTGCCTGCCAGGCTCGCACTGGTTCTTTGCTGCGCGCGCCTAAGCGGCCGCTGCCTTGTTAATTCTGAAGGGCGAAAACAGCCATTCGAGGTTAGGAAATATTTTAAAAATGAATACAAGTAAGCCATTCAGTACCCCACCGAAGGGTCCCAGCGCCGATTTGGAATCGCTGTCACAGAATGACGTGACCATCTTGGCTGAGACATTCCGCCTCCTGGGTGACCCGTCCCGGCTGAGAATCATGCTGTGCTGCATGAAAGGCTCTTCCTCGGTCGGGGACATCGCTGAAACCCTCGAACTCTCGCAGTCGCTGGTGAGCCACCACCTGCGGCTGCTGCGCGGTGCTCGCCTGGTCAAGGGCGTGCGCCAAGCCAAACAGATCTTCTATGAGGTGGCGGACAAGCACGTGAACCAGGTGCTGCTGGATATGGCCACCCACATCGCGGAAGACCACAACGACGAGTAACTGTTGGGCATAGCATGCCGTTGCGGCGTGGCCTACGTTCCATGGCGATATGCGCCCCACCGCCCGCAGCTGCGTTCGGTGAGGTGGTTTGGATGCCGCTTCCGATCAATCAGAAGTTGAGCGCGCGCTTGTCCACGGCCAGCGAGGCCTCTTTGAACGTCTCGGAGAGGGTCGGATGGGCAAAGCAGATGCGGGCGATGTCTTCGCTGCTGGCCTTGAACGCCATGGCGATCACGGCCTCGGCCACCAGTTCACTGGCCTGCGGGCCGACCACATGCACGCCGAGTATCTCATCAGTGGCAGGATCGGCGATCACCTTGACGAGGCCCGGCGTGTCGCCCAGCGCACGCGCGCGGCCATTGGCCATGAACGGGAAGGAACCGATTCGATAGGCGGTGCCCTGCTCTTTGAGCTGCTGCTCGGTGCGGCCTACCCAGGCAATCTCTGGGCTGGTGTAGATGACGTTGGGGATCGTATTGAAATCGACGTGACCGTGCTGGCCGGCAATGCGCTCGGCCACTGCGACACCTTCCTCTTCCGCCTTGTGCGCCAACATCGGGCCACGCACCACGTCACCGATGGCCCAGATGCCGGGCACACTGGTGCGGCATTCATCGTCCACCAGCACGGCGCCGCGCTCATCCAGTTGGAGTCCCACGGCGGCCGGATTCAGGCCTTCGGTGTTGGGCACACGGCCGATAGCCACGATCACTTTGTCTGCCTGCAAGGACTGCGTCTGGCCCTGGCTGTCGGTGTAGTGAATAGTCACGCCAGCCTCGGTTGCATTGACTTCGCGAACCTTCGCACCTAGTTCGATCTTCAGGCCTTGCTTGTCGAACGCCTTCTTCGCCTCCTTGGCGATGGCTTGGTCGACGATTGGCAGGAAGCTGGGCAAGCCTTCGAGGATCGTGACATCCGCCCCCAGGCGGCGCCAAACGGAGCCCAGCTCCAGGCCGATCACGCCGGCACCGATGACGGCCAACCGATCGGGCACGGCCGCGATGTCCAGCGCGCCGTCGTTGGAGAGCACGACCCGCTCATCGAACGGTAGGTTGGGGAGTGGCCGCACGTTGGAGCCTGTGGCAACGATGATCTGCTTGCCCACCAAGGTAACAGCCTCATCGGCGGCGACGCTCACCTCGAAGCCACCATCGACAGTCCTGGTGAAAGACGCCAGGCCGTTGAAAAACTGGACCTTGTTTTTGCGGAACAGATAAAGGATGCCTTCGTTGCTGGACTTCACGACCTGATTCTTACGTTCCAACATCGTGGTCACATCCATGCGCAGATCACCCGTGGAGATGCCGTGCGTGCCAAAGTGGTGCTTGGCTTGTTCAAAGTTCTCTGACGACTGCAGTAGCGCTTTCGAAGGGATACAACCGATGTTGTTGCAGGTGCCGCCAGGTGCTGGCTTTCCGTCCTTGTTCTTCCAGGCATCTACACAAGCGACCTTCATGCCTAATTGGGCAGCGCGAATGGCCGCGATGTATCCGCCTGGGCCGGCACCGATAACAATGACGTCGAAATGCATTTCCATGATTTACATCTCCAAAGTTTTTGAGGAAATAGTGAGCGCCTATGTCGCGCCTTTTGTCAGGTGGTCGCCAGATTACAGCTCGTTCCCTGACGATCACGTTGAACACTACGGCAGAACGAACCGGGCGCTCGCGGTATTGCCCCCACGTTCGACTTGGACGACGGCCTTCGTGCCCTTGGCTGCGGCGAAGGTCCCGCTGCCTTCGAGGCGGCTTCCGTCCGCGGCAGGCGTGAGTTGCACCTCCTGCTTTTGTGAGCCGGTCAACAGTGTGAGCTTGGCTTTGGTGTTGCTTACATTGACCTGCTTGCCGTGGTCGCGCAGGTAGAGTTGCGCTGCTGCGGGCTGAACGACCAACTCGTAGTCCACGTCCCGGACTTCGGTCACGACGCCACCATGCAGCGGCTTGTGGTCATGCGCGTGGTCATGGTCGCCTGCGGCGAAGGCGGTGACGGATGCCAGGGCGAGGGCGGTGCCGGCCGTGAGGGAACGAAATCGAACAGACATGAAAGCTCCTATAGGGTTACGGTGGTTGAAATCGGGTGACAGAAGGCGTTGCATCAGAATGCCTCCGCGTCGCGGTCGTCCAGCAGGCGTTCGGCAGGCTTGCGGCCGAACAGCCAGAACATGGCGGGTGTAAGGAAGGTGTCTAGCAGCGTGGAGCTGACCAGCCCCGAGAAGATCACCACCGCGACGGGGTGCAGGATCTCAGTACCGGGTCGGGACGCCTCGAACAGCAGCGGGGCCAGCGCGAAGGCCGTGACCAGCGCGGTCATCAGAACCGGGGAAAGCCGTTCGAGCGAGCCACGCACGATCATCTTCTGGTCGAAGTCCTCGCCCTCCATGCGCATGAGGTTGAGGTAGTGGCTCACCTTCAGGATGCCGTTGCGCACAGAAATACCCGCGAGCGTGATGAAGCCGACCAGGGCGGCCACGGACAACGGCTGGCCAGACAGCCACAGCCCCAACACGGCGCCGACCAGGGCCAATGGAATGTTCACCATGATGAGCGCTGATAGGACGACCGACTTGTAGCGCGTGTACAACACCACGAACATGAGCGTCAGGGAGACGATGGACAGCAGGCCCACCAGTCGCGAGGCTTCCTCTTGTGCCTGGAACTGGCCGCCCAGCGTGATGAAGTAGCCTTCGGGCAAGCGCACTTCTTGGACGACGCTGCGTATGTCGGCCACTACTTCGGACAGCGGCCGTCCCTGAGCGTTGGCCGACAAAACTATGCGTCGACGGCCATCGTCGCGGCTGACCTGGTTGGGGCCGTCGCTGTCTTCGATGGTGGCAAGGCGCGACAACGGGACCCGACCCATGGGCGTGTCGATGAGGATGCGGCTCAAGCCCTCAATCGACCGCGCCTGCTCGGGCAGGCGAACCACCAGCGCGAAGCGGCGGTTGCCCTCGATGACCTCGGTGATCTTTTCGCCTTCGACCAGGCTTTGCAGCGTGGACAGAATTTGCGGTGCGGCCACGCCGTAGCGTCCCGCCGCCGCATAATCCACGCGGATTTTGATCTGCGGCGCTAGGACCTGCTTTTCGATCTCCAGGTCAGCAAGCCCCGGAATTCCGGCCAGCTTGGCGCGCAGCAGATCCGCCTGCCCGCGCAGGACGTCCAGGTCCTCGCCGAACACCTTGATGGCGATCTGCGAGCGCACCCCCGACAACATGTGGTCGATGCGGTGCGAGATCGGCTGGCCAATGCCGATGGAGCCGGGCAAGTGAGCCAGACGCGAACGGATGTCGGCGGTGATCTCCTCCATGGAGCGCTTTAGCTCCGAGGCGGGCAGCAGGCCCACGTCCAGCTCGCTGACATGCACGCCTTCGGCATGCTCGTCCAGCTCGGCCCGTCCGCTGCGCCGGCCCACGTGCTGCACCTCTGGCACCTGCGCGACCAGCAGCTCGGCTTGCTGGGCAAGCGCCGAAGATTCGGCCAGCGTCACACCGGGATTCAGGCGCAGGCCCACCAGCAACGTTCCTTCATTGAACGGGGGCAGGAACGTGGTCGGGAAGAATGGCACCGCGGCGACAGCCAGTGTGACAGCCACAGCGGCCATGCCAAGGGCGGCACGCGGCCGCTGCAAGACCCGCTGCAGGCCGCCCTGATAGCGCGTCTTCAACCAGGCTAGAAGCCGAGTGTCGCCATGGTCCAGCGTCCTCATCTTGGGCAGCAGGTAGTACGAAAGCACCGGAGTGACCGTCACAGAGACCAGCAGCGAGGCCAGCGTGGAGACGATGAAGGCGATGCCCAGCGGCACGAACAAGCGCCCCTCCATCCCCGGCAGCGCGAACAGGGGCAGGAACACCAGCACAATGATCATCGTGGCGTAGAGAATCGCCGAGCGAACCTCCATCGAGGCCCTGGCAACGATGACCAGGGGCGTCAGCCGGTTCTCAGGGTGGCGGGTGCGGTCCTCCTTGAGCCGCCGCATGATGTTCTCCACATCGACCACAGCATCGTCCACGAGACCGCCGATGGCGATCGCCAGCCCACCGAGCGTCATGGTGTTGATTGATAGGCCGAAATAGTGGAACACCAGCCCGGTCACGAAGATCGAGGCAGGAATCGCGGTCAACGCGATCACCAGGGGGCGCAAAGTGCCCAGGAAGAAGAACAGGATCACCGCCACGAAGACCGATGCGCCGATGAGCTTGCCTTGCAGCGTGCTGATGGACGCCTCGATGAAGTTGGCTTGTCGGAAGGTCACCTGTGGCTCGGCCATGCCAGCCGGCAGTGAGCCCTTCATGTCCGCCAACGCTGACTCGATCGAGCGGGTCAGTGCAATCGTATCGGCCGTGGGCTGCTTTTGGATGCCCAGGATCACGGCTGGCAGGCCCTCGAAGCCCGCATCGCCGCGCTTGATGGCTGGCGCAAACTGAACATCGGCGACCTGGTGGAGCAGGATGGGTTGGCCCGCACGCACCGCGAGAGGCAGGTTACGCAGGTCGTCGAGTCGGGACGTGCGGCCCAGGTTGCGGATCAGGTACTCGCGGCCATTGATCTCCAGGAAGCCGCCGGAAGTGTTCGCGGAGAAGCCCTTGAGAGCCGCATCCAGATCGGACGCAGTCACGCCCAGCTCTGACATTCGCGTGGTGTTGGGCTGGACCTGGAACTGACGGACCTCGCCTCCGATCGGGATGACTTGGGCAACACCAGGTATGGCCATCAGCCGGGGGCGTAGCACCCAGTCCGCGTACTCGCGAGTGTCCATGGCCGACAGCGGCGGGGCTGCGTTCTTCTGCCCTGAGGGCTTGGCACCGATGGGGATTGCAATCTGCATGATCTCGCCCATCACTGAGCTGATTGGCCCCATAGTGGGCGTCACGCCCGGGGCTAGCCCTTCCTCCATGGACGTCAGGCGTTCGGAGACCATCTGGCGCGCCCGGAAGATGTCGGTCTTCCAGTCAAATGTCACGTAGATGAAGGAAAGCCCGGCGCTGGAGACCGAGC from Stenotrophomonas sp. 704A1 includes these protein-coding regions:
- a CDS encoding efflux RND transporter permease subunit; its protein translation is MFKWLLENSLRNRLLVIIGALVLMAYGAFTLTRTPVDVFPDLNKPTVTLMTEAGGMAAEEVEQLITFPLETAMNGLPSVESVRSVSSAGLSFIYVTFDWKTDIFRARQMVSERLTSMEEGLAPGVTPTMGPISSVMGEIMQIAIPIGAKPSGQKNAAPPLSAMDTREYADWVLRPRLMAIPGVAQVIPIGGEVRQFQVQPNTTRMSELGVTASDLDAALKGFSANTSGGFLEINGREYLIRNLGRTSRLDDLRNLPLAVRAGQPILLHQVADVQFAPAIKRGDAGFEGLPAVILGIQKQPTADTIALTRSIESALADMKGSLPAGMAEPQVTFRQANFIEASISTLQGKLIGASVFVAVILFFFLGTLRPLVIALTAIPASIFVTGLVFHYFGLSINTMTLGGLAIAIGGLVDDAVVDVENIMRRLKEDRTRHPENRLTPLVIVARASMEVRSAILYATMIIVLVFLPLFALPGMEGRLFVPLGIAFIVSTLASLLVSVTVTPVLSYYLLPKMRTLDHGDTRLLAWLKTRYQGGLQRVLQRPRAALGMAAVAVTLAVAAVPFFPTTFLPPFNEGTLLVGLRLNPGVTLAESSALAQQAELLVAQVPEVQHVGRRSGRAELDEHAEGVHVSELDVGLLPASELKRSMEEITADIRSRLAHLPGSIGIGQPISHRIDHMLSGVRSQIAIKVFGEDLDVLRGQADLLRAKLAGIPGLADLEIEKQVLAPQIKIRVDYAAAGRYGVAAPQILSTLQSLVEGEKITEVIEGNRRFALVVRLPEQARSIEGLSRILIDTPMGRVPLSRLATIEDSDGPNQVSRDDGRRRIVLSANAQGRPLSEVVADIRSVVQEVRLPEGYFITLGGQFQAQEEASRLVGLLSIVSLTLMFVVLYTRYKSVVLSALIMVNIPLALVGAVLGLWLSGQPLSVAALVGFITLAGISVRNGILKVSHYLNLMRMEGEDFDQKMIVRGSLERLSPVLMTALVTAFALAPLLFEASRPGTEILHPVAVVIFSGLVSSTLLDTFLTPAMFWLFGRKPAERLLDDRDAEAF